One Falco biarmicus isolate bFalBia1 chromosome 9, bFalBia1.pri, whole genome shotgun sequence genomic region harbors:
- the SURF2 gene encoding surfeit locus protein 2: MAGLAPGGGAAMAAVPEKERLFLRQHPLLSLAEPGKVRCRLTGHEMPCRLSELQAYTNGKKYQRLVKTAREFDYGKFEPHIVPSTKNLHQLFCKLTLRHINKFPEHVLRHVQGKRYQKALKRYEECQKEGVEYVPACLRQKKQQMQHPDDQMNGSRQPYRKEEFWEPKSSDEGGEETDDSMSDLYPPALFPEKSPAAPQTTKGSDDFATDSEDDGTKQNGEVNRKDGGRTRVSRAVGNKRGKKQSGPLQKKFKSHHHQNPKNLKKATNGK; encoded by the exons ATGGCGGGGCTGGCGcctggcggcggcgcggccaTGGCTGCAGTACCCGAGAAGGAGCGGCTCTTCCTGCGGCAGCACCCGCTCCTTAGCCTCGCGGAGCCGGGCAAG gtgAGATGCAGGCTGACAGGCCATGAGATGCCATGTCGACTGTCGGAGCTGCAGGCTTATACTAATGGCAAGAAGTATCAGCGGCTGGTAAAGACTGCCAGAGAGTTCGACTATGGCAAGTTTGAGCCCCACATAGTGCCCAGCACAAAGAATCT ACACCAGCTGTTTTGCAAGCTCACTCTCAGACACATCAACAAGTTTCCAGAGCACGTGCTGCGTCATGTCCAAGGGAAGCGCTATCAGAAGGCCCTAAAAAGAT ACGAGGAGTGCCAGAAGGAAGGAGTGGAGTACGTCCCTGCCTGCTTGCgacagaagaagcagcagatgcaGCACCCTGATGACCAAATGAATGGGAGCAGGCAGCCTTACAGAAAAGAGGAATTCTGGGAGCCGAAGTCCAGCGACGAGGGTGGAGAGGAGACAGATGACAGCATGAGTGACCTGTATCCAC CTGCACTCTTCCCAGaaaaaagcccagcagctccacaaACCACAAAAGGCAGCGATGACTTTGCAACAGACAGCGAGGATGATGGGACCAAGCAGAATGGTGAGGTGAACAGAAAGGATGGTGGAAGAACACGTGTCAGCAGAGCAGTTGGCAACAAAAGAGGAAAG AAACAGTCAGGCCctttacagaagaaattcaAGAGTCATCATCATCAAAACCCCAAGAACTTAAAGAAAGCAACCAACGGCAAATAA
- the SURF4 gene encoding surfeit locus protein 4: MGQNDIMSTAEDFADQFLRVTKQYLPHVARLCLISTFLEDGIRMWFQWSEQRDYIDGTWNCGYFLASIFVFINLFGQLSGCILVLSRNFVQYACFGLFGIIALQTIAYSILWDLKFLMRNLALGGGLLLLLAESRSEGKSMFAGVPTMRESSPKQYMQLGGRVLLVLMFMTLLHFDMNFFSILQNIVGTALIILVAIGFKTKLAALTLVIWLFGINIYFNAFWTVPAYKPMHDFLKYDFFQTMSVIGGLLLVVALGPGGVSMDEKKKEW; this comes from the exons TTCCTGAGAGTGACGAAGCAGTACCTTCCCCACGTGGCCCGCCTGTGCCTGATCAGCACCTTCCTGGAGGATGGCATCCGCATGTGGTTCCAGTGGAGTGAACAGAGGGATTACATTGATGGCACATGGAACTGTGGCTATTTCCTGGCCTCCATCTTTGTGTTCATAAATCTCTTCGGGCAGCTGA GCGGCTGTATCCTGGTGCTGAGTAGGAACTTTGTGCAATATGCCTGCTTTGGACTGTTTGGAATTATAGCATTACAG ACTATTGCATACAGCATTCTATGGGACCTGAAGTTCTTGATGAG GAATCTTGCCCTTGGGGgaggcttgctgctgcttttggctgAGTCGCGCTCAGAGGGGAAGAGCATGTTTGCTGGTGTTCCTACCATGCGGGAAAGCTCTCCTAAGCAGTATATGCAGCTGGGGGGCCGTGTGCTGCTGGTCCTCATGTTCATGACACTGCTACATTTTGATATGAACTTCTTTTCT attCTGCAGAACATTGTGGGCACAGCCCTGATTATCTTGGTGGCAATTGGCTTCAAGACTAAGCTGGCTGCCTTGACTCTAGTCATCTGGCTTTTTGGCATCAACATCTACTTCAATGCCTTCtggaccgtcccagcctacaagCCCATGCACGACTTCCTCAAATATGATTTCTTCCAGACCATGTCTGTAATTGGAGGTCTCCTCCTCGTGGTTGCACTGGGTCCTGGTGGAGTCTCCAtggatgagaagaaaaaagagtgGTAA